Within Romboutsia sp. CE17, the genomic segment TAGAAAAGGTCAGACAAGTTAAAGATGAAATATGGCTACTTCCTTTAACTAAGTATAAGACAAAAGAAAAAGTTGGTTATAAGATTGTTAAAGAGCTAGAGGAACTACTAGAAACAATGTGCAGTATGAAAGAACAATAGAGAAAGGGTGTAGTGATTTGAAAAAAATAGGAACTTTACTCCTGTCTGTTATTTTAGGGATAGGAATGATTGGGTGTAGTAGCACGGATAAAAATGAAAATATAGCTACTGTAAATGGAAATGGAATAACACTAGGAAACTATGAAAAGGTACTTGAACTTAATAAACAATCAATAGAAATGTACTATGGAGAAAGTATCTGGGATCAAGAAGTTGAAGAAGGTGTAAAATACAAAGATACATTCAAAGAAATGGTTCTAGACCAAATGGTATATACAGAAGCTATTTATGAAGCTGCTAAGAAGGAAAACCTGCTTCCAACGGAAGAAGAAGTTAATAATGAAATAAAAGATTTTAAAGCTCAGTTAGAAGAAAATGAAGATTATAAAAAACAGTTAGATAAAATAGGTATTGATGATAATTTCTTAAAATATCAATTTGAAAGAGATTTAGCTAGTGAAAAATATAAAGAAAACTTTAATAAAAATAATTCAATAAGTGAAAAAGAGATGAAAACATACTACGATGAACATAAAGATGAGTTTTACGTAGATGAGGTAGAAGCATCTCATATATTAATAAAGACAACTGATGATAATGGAAATGAATTAAGTGACAAAAAGAAAGAAGAAGCTAAGAAAAAAGCTGAAGAAATATTAGAAAAGGCTAAGTCAGGAGAAGAGTTTTCTAAGTTAGCAAAAGAATATTCTGAAGATACAGTATCAGCTGAAAATGGTGGAGACTTAGGATTCTTTGGAAAGGGAGAAATGGTAGAACCATTTGAAGAAGCCGCATTTTCAATGAAAGTAGGAGAAATATCAGATTTAGTAGAAAGTGATTATGGATACCATATAATAAAAGTAACTGACAAAGTAGATGAACAAAAACCATTTGATGAAGTGAAAGATACAATAAAAACAACATTAGAAGATGAAAAATATAACTCTCAAGTTGAAAAGTTAAAAGAAGAATCTAAAGTAGAAACGAATAAAGAGTTATTAGAAAAAGTAACTGTGAAATAATGTTGTTTCAGTAAAAAAATTAAAAATTAATTAGAACAAATAAAAAAGGATGTATGTGAAGTTGATTTGCAAAAGAAATCAAAAAAATATTCACTACATCTTTTTTTGCATATTTTTCTTATGAATGGTAAAAATAAACTTAAAGTTAGTAATGGAGGGATAAAATTAAATGAGAGCAACAGGAATAGTTAGAAGAATAGATGATCTTGGAAGAGTTGTTATTCCAAAAGAAATAAGAAAAACTTTAAGAATAAGAGAAGGAGATCCTCTTGAGATATTTACAGCAAAAGATGGAGAGGTAATATTAAAAAAATACTCTCCAATAGGAGAATTAACAGAATTTTCTCAAGAGTATGCCGAAACGTTAGGAGAAGTTCTTGGGTGCGGAATTGCAGTAACAGATTTAGATTCAATAATAGCCGTGTGCAAGCTACCTAAAAAAGAATATAAAGAAAAAAGTATAAGTAAAGAGTTAGAACAATTAATAGAAAATAGAGAAACTAAATTACTTAAAGATAATAAAATTTTACCTCTATATAAAGATGATTCGGGAGAGTATACTGGACAAATTATCATGCCTATAGTTAGTTCTTCAGGAGATTGTATCGGATCTATAACAGTAGTTTCTAAAGAAAATGAAACACTTCCAGAGGGAATAGAAAAAATGCTTAAAGTAGCTTCTAATTTTTTAGGAAAACAAGTTCAATAAAGTAATAAGTAAGACCCTGAAAAAGGGTCTTTTATACTTTAAAGTAAAACTTAAATACTAAAATGTTGAATATACTAATAAATATATGATATATTAAAATTTGTTATATAAATAGTATGGAGGTTTAGTTATGGATAATAACAAAAACAAGGACTCTTTCCTTAAGGGAGCAATTATACTTGGAGTAGCAGGTATAATTGTTAAAATAATGGGTGCATTCTTTAGAATACCTCTTGGAAGATTAATAGGGTCAGAAGGTATGGGCTATTACCAAGCTGCATATCCTGTGTATACTTTATTTCTGACTCTAGCAACAGCAGGATTTCCAACAGCTCTAGCTAAGCTAGTATCGGAAAAGACTGCGATAGGTGACCATAAAGGTGCCAACAAAATATTTAAAGTTGCATATATAGTTTTACTAATAACTGGTTTAGTATCATTTGCAATATTATTCTTTGGAGCAGATTATATAGTTACGGATTTAATGAATAATCCAGGCGCACATTACGCAATGTTAGCAATAGCACCTGCACTTTTATTCGTACCAGCAATGTCTTCGTATAGAGGATATTTCCAAGGTAAAAGGGATATGAGCAAAATAGCTGTTTCACAAATAACAGAACAGTTTTTTAGAGTTATATTAGGAATAGGTCTTGCGTATTATTTTATGCAAAAAAATGGACCTGAAATGGGTGCAGCAGGAGCTATAGCAGGAGCAACAATAGGTGCTATAGGATCAATTACATATTTAATAATTGCTTATCTTAGAGAAGCTAAGCAACGTAAAGCAGATATAAAAGCAAGTAAGAGATTTAAAGATGAAAGTGTTTCTAGAATACTAAAGAAAATATTACTAGTTGCGATACCAATAACAATAGGTGCTTCAGTAATGCCTTTAGTTAACATGATGGATAATGTGATTGTTATAAGAAGACTTGTTGAAGGTGGATTTACATCAGAACAAGCAGTGTCTTTATTTGGTCAGTTAACAGGTATGGCGATGGCTATAGTTAATTTACCTTCAGTAATAACTTCTGCTATAGGTATGAGCTTAGTTCCATCTATATCAGAATCATTTGCTTTAGGTAAAGTAGGTAAGGCTAGAAAAGAAACTAGAAGTGCAATAAAAGTAACTTTATTAGTTGTTTTACCTTGTGCATTTGGTATAGCATCTCTAGCGGGACCAATAATGAAATTACTATATCCTGATGAACCTGCATTTTTAGGTACAATATTATTTACAATATCTCCTGCTATAATATTTTTAGGATTGATATTTAGTTTAAATGGTATACTTCAAGGTATGGGTAAACCGATGATACCTGTTATGGCCTTAAGTATAGGTATGCTGTTTAAAATAATAATAAGTTACTCATTAACTGTAATACCTGAAATTAATGTATTAGGATCAGGTTTAGGTACAGTAACGGCATATGCTGTAGCATCATTAATTGAGCTACACTTTGTCAAGAAATATATGGGTGTTAAATTTGGTAAAAAAGAATTTATTATAAAACCACTAATAACAGTTTTAACTATGTTCGTAGCTGTTAAGTTATCTTATGGATTTATGAGTGGGGCTATTGGAAATACATTATCGACATTAGTTTCAATATGTATTGGTGCAGTAGTTTATGTTTTAGTTTTATTAGGAATAGGCGGAATTAGAAAAGAAGAACTTTTAATTATGCCAAAAGGTGAAAAAATTTATAAGCTTTTAAGAAAGTTAAATCTTATGAAATAATCAAAGTATATATATGAAAATACAAGGATATACTTAAAAATAAGCATATAATTGGTTTAGTAGATTCATATAAAGGTACTATAGGAGTGATATTATGGGAAAGATAAATATCGTAGGACTTGGACCAGGGGATGAAACTCTTATTAGCCAAGGTGCATTAGATATTTTAAAATCAAGTTCTAGAATTTATCTAAGAACTGAAAAGCATCCAACTGTAGATAAACTAAAGGATAGCATTACATATACTAATTTAGATTATTTTTATGATAATGAAGAAAACTTTGAAAATGTATATAGAGAAATTGCTGAGTTTATAATAGAAAAATCATATGAAGGTGATTTAGTATATGCTGTTCCAGGGCATCCAAGGGTAGCAGAAAGAACTGTAAGCCAAATAGAAGCTATTGCTAAGCTAAAAGGTATCGAAGTTGAAGTTATAGCTTCTATGAGCTTTGTAGACGCAATGTTTAACTATTTGGCTATTGACCCAGCTAATGGATTTAAGTTAGTAGATGCTTTTGAAATAGAAAATTCATATATAGATACAAATACAAGTATGATAATTACTCAAGTATATGATCATTTTATAGCTTCAAATGTTAAATTAAGATTAATGGAATGCTATGATTATGACCAAGAAGTATGTATAGTAAATGGTGCAGGTGTCAAAGCTTTAGAAAGTAAGAAATATGTTCCATTACATGAATTAGATAGAGCGGAAAACTTATTTAATTATTTAACTAGTGTTTATATACCAAAGAGCTCTAAAAAAATGTATAATAATATACATGACTTAGAGGAAATAATGGAAACACTTAGAGGTCCAGAAGGTTGTGATTGGGACAAAAAGCAAGATCATGAAAGTTTAAAAAAATATATAATAGAAGAAGCATACGAGCTTTGCCAAGCAATTGATAATGATGATATCGATGAAATGATAGAAGAGTTAGGAGATGTGCTTTTACAAGTTATTTTCCACTGTCAAATAGGTAAAGAAACAGGTTTCTTTGATCTATCAGAAGTATTAAATAGTATATGTAATAAGCTTATATATAGACATCCACATGTTTTTAAAAATATTAATATAGACATGAATAATTTTGATAAAACTTGGGAAGATTTGAAAAGGAAAGAAAAAGGCGAATCTACAGTAACTGAAGGGTTAACTAGAATTCCAAATCATTTACCAGCTCTAATAAAAGCAGAAAAAATACAAAAAAAAGCAGCATTAGTAGGTTTTGACTGGGATGATATAAGTGATGTATATAAAAAAATTGAAGAAGAATACAAAGAATTACTTGACGAATGTAAAGAAGGAAATATAAAATACATAAAGGAAGAACTAGGAGATTTGCTGTTCTCTATTGTAAATTTAGCTAGATTTTTAAAGTTAGATCCAGAAGAAGCTTTAAATATGACTAATGATAAATTTATAAAAAGATTTAAATTTATTGAAGATAGTGCAATAAATTCTGATAAGAAATTAGAAGATATGACACTTGAGGAAATGGATAAACTTTGGGAAAAAGCGAAATTTAAATAATATAAAGAAGGAAAATCACTAAAGATATAGAATAGTAAAAACATAAATAATTCTATATGATAAACATTTTAGGAGGTAAGTATCGTGAACAAAGCTGAATTAGTAACAAAAATGGCAGAAAAAAGTGAATTAACTAAAAAAGAAGCAGAGGCTGCATTAAATGCATTCATGCAATCTGTAGAAGAAGCTTTAGTTGAAGGAGATAAAGTACAATTAGTAGGATTTGGTACTTTTGAAACTAGAGAAAGAGCTGCTAGACAAGGTAGAAATCCAAGAAATCCAGAAGAAGTTATAGAAATACCAGCTTCTAAGGCTCCAGTATTCAAAGCTGGAAAGTCTTTAAAAGAAGTTATAAACAAGTAATATAAATACATAAATTAATTTTAAGGTTAATACCTTAGAGTTTATATATGAATTAAATATAAGGTGCCTATAGTTTATATGACTGTAGGCATTTTTTAAAATAAATATAAATTGTTTCATAGGGATAGAAACGAAGGAGAATGAATATGAGATTAGATAAGTATTTAAAAGTATCTAGAATAATTAAAAGAAGAACTGTCGCAAAGGAAGCTTGTGATAAAGGTATTGTAACTATAAATGGAAAGCCTGCAAAATCTTCATCTGAAGTAAATGTGGGAGATCTATTAGAAATACAATTCGGTGAAAAGAAAATGAAGTTTAAGATAAATGAGATAAAAGAACATGTGTTAAAAAATGATGCAAAAGAAATGTACGATATAATAGAATAAATTTTAATCCCCTTAAGTATATTTATAGTAGTATGAATTGAAATATTACTGGGGGGATAATTATGGAACATAACATAACTCTAAAAGATAGAAGTAATTTAGTTATTTCTGGTGTAGAGCATATATACTCTTTTAATGATAAGAAGGTAGAGATAAAAACTTCTGCAGGCGAAATGGTAATAGAAGGTGAAGAGTTAGATATGAGCAAACTTAATTTAGAAGAAAGTATCATAAGTATAGATGGTACTATTAATTCTATAGTATATGCGAAGCCTAAAAAAACACAAGAAAATATATTTAAAAAGGTGTTTAAGTAGATGATACCATTTACACAAGATTTAAGTGCATTTTATGCAACTATTTACGGTGGCATAGCTGTAGGATTATTATTTGATATCTATAGAAGTTTTAGACAAAATTTTAAGCTTATAAGATATATGTCTCTTTTATTTGATGCTCTGTTTTGGGTTGTTGTTACTATACTAACTTTTATAACCATAAATGCCGTAGAAAATTTTAATTTGAGATACTACCACATGGTCGCTTTATTTATTGGATTTTTGATATATTATAGCACCATAAGTAAATTTGTTTTGGCAGGGTTGAATAAATTAATTTTTTTCATAACAAATTTATTCAAAAAAACTGTACATTACATAGTCGGTATTTTGAACAATTTGTATTACGTTATTATCTATTCTTTGCACCTATTATTTGATATCATATTTTATATACCTAATATGTTTTTAGCTACTAGAAAATATATCAAAAGAAAATCTATGGGTAGATTAAAGATAAAAAAAAGGGTGTAAGTATATGAAAATACAAAAGAAGTTCTCTGGTCAATATATAGGTCTATGTATGTTTTTAATTTCTATAGTTTTCTCAATGATAGGTGGATTTGGATTTCAAATTTCTAAATATAAAACATATAGCTCTGAAATAAAATCACTTAGTAAGCAAATAGATCAAGCTGATAAAGAAATTAAAGAGCTTAAATCCATAGAATCTGGTCAGAGCGAAGAAGACTTGGAGTCGATTGCAAGAATACGTTTAAATATGGTTAAGCCAAATGAGATTGTTTATATGATCGAAAAATAGGATGAGGTAGAATAGTTTTATAAAGCTATTCTACCTCATCCTATTTTTATTTAAATAATGTATATTAAAATATTAATCATATAAGTAATAAAATAGATTAGATTTAATATCTCATTAAGATATAATGGATATAATAAAATTTATATAATGAAAAATAAATATAGAATATTTTTATAGGGTGAGAATATTCTTTAGGAGGTTGATTTTTTATGAAAATAGGAGCTATAGATATTGGTACAAATTCTATGAGACTATTAGTTTGTGATTTTATTAATGATGAATTATTAAATAGAAAGAAGTTTGTCAATACTACTAGAATTGGAAAAGGTGTTGATGAATATGGATTTATATCACAAGAAGCGATTAGAAGAAATATTGATGCGCTAAAAGAATTTTATAAACTTAGTAAGTCAGAAGGTTGCGATTATATTTACTGTATTGGAACATCGGCATTAAGAGACAGTAAAAATGGAGATGATTTTGTTAGGATAGCTAAAGAAGAGATAGATATAGATATTGAAATTATTAGCGGTGAAGAAGAATCAAATTTAGGATTCTTGGGAGTTCTTAAAGGTGCAAATGAAAACGATGATATATTAGTTATTGATATAGGTGGAGGATCGACAGAGTTTATATTGGGGAATATGGATGGGATTAAGTTTTCAAAAAGTGAAAATGTTGGAGCCCTTAGAATGACTGAAAAATTTTTAACTACTGATATAGTTGACAATTATGAATTTGATATGATGAGCGAGTTTATAGAAAATGAGATTAGAGAAACATTAGAATCATTAAAAGAGAAACATATTAATAAACTTGTTGGTATAGGGGGAACTATAACTTCGTTATCAGCAATAAATCAAGAGTTAGAAGTGTATTCTATGGAAAAAATACATAATAGCGTTGTTACGATAGATGATATAGAAAATATTCTACAAAATTTAAAAAAAATGACATTAAATGATAAGAAGTCTCTAAAAGGACTACAAAGTAAGCGAGCAGATATTATAACTGCTGGTGTAAAAATTTTACATATAATAATGGAAAAATTAGAATTAAGAGAGATAATAGTAAGTGAGTATGATAATTTGGAAGGCTTAATATGTCTAAAATCAAAAAAACTGTCTTAATTTTTTTATTATTTATAAACTTAATATGACAAAAAAGAAAACTCCTCTTTGTTATAATCTCTTGTATAAACAAATGAGGAGGTTTTTTTTATGGAAAGAACTATTAATTCTTTAAAAAGTAGAGATGTTAAATTAAGTAATATTAGAATAAGTAAATTCTTTGATACTAATACAATTATATTCATATTAATGGGATTTTTACTAAGTAGATCTCTCTTAATTGATTCTATGGCTCCATTAGGAGTAGCATTTTTCTTATGTATATGTAAGTTTGATAGATATAAATACCCCGTATTTACATCTACTCTATTAGGTATAGTTTTATCTGGAAATAGTACTAGCGCCATTTTTAAATATTCTATAGCGCTAACGGCTATTTTAGCATTTAGTATTTATTTAAAGAAAATACCTTCTATTTTTAAAATTAGTATAGTAGGGGTATCTATACTTTTGGCGATTTCAATTGGACAGACATTAGTGGGAAGTAAGTATATTTATGACTTATTTTTGATAGGTATGGAAGTTGTAATATTATTTATATCTACATATGTATTTTCATTTGGAGTATCGCTAATTATAAATGCAAATAATCGGGTCTCAGTACGGCTTGAAGAAGCAATATCTATAAGTCTACTAGTTACATTTAGCATTATGGGAATTGGAAATATAACTACATTTGGAATATCTATTAGATCTGTATTATCAACAATTTTAATTTTAGTAGCATCTATAGTTGGTGGTTCAGGTATGGGAGCTACAAGCGGTGTTGTAGTTGGTATTGCATTTATAATAAACAATATAACATCTGCAGTTTATATGGGGATATATTCATTTGCAGGATTAGTAGGAGGAGCGTTTAATAGACTAAATAGATATTTCTGTATATTAGGATATATATTAAGTTGGATAATTATGTATTCTTATACATCTGGACTTAGTTCAAATATTATGGAAATAAGAGATATCTTAATTGCATCATTGGTAGTGATTTTATTGCCAAAGTCATTTTTTAATAGAGTTGAAAAGCTAGTAAAAAGTAATATAGATTCAAATGAGCTAGTTTATGATTATATAGATAGAAGTAAAAAACTTACTAATAGTAGACTTATGGACATGCACAAGACTTATACTGAACTTGCTAATACATTCGATAAAATTAGAGAAAGAGATAATATAATAAATGAAAAAGATATAACAAATCTAATAGATATGGTTCATAATGATGAATGTTATAACTGTAGTATGAAGAGAGTATGTTGGGAGACTAGATTTAATCATACTTACAAATTGATGTATAGATTAATAGAAAATATAGAGGAGTATGGACAAGCTACTGCAAAAACTATACCAGAAGAATTTAGAAAAGAATGTATGAAGCCTGAGATGATAGCAAAAGTAGCCAATTATTATTATAAGCTTTTTGTATTAGATTATGATTGGAATAATAAGTTTATTGAAAGTAGAAGATTAATAGCAAATCAAATTAGAAATATATCAAAATCTATAGAAGATTTATCTAAGGATTTAGAAACAAATATCAGTATAGATCTAGAAAAAGAAAAAGAAATTTCAGATGAACTAGAAAGAAATAATATTAATATAAATAGAATAAATTACATTAGTAAAGATAAAGAGGATTTTGAAATAATTATAGATAAAAGAACATGTAGTAATGGTTGCTTATGTGATAAGAAATTAGTCAATATAATAGAAGATTGTTTGGATCAAAAGCTATCTGTACAAAAAATTGGATGCCATTCATTAGCTTCTAATTGTACTATTAAACTAACAAAAGCTCAAGTATATAAGGCTGTTACTGAGGTGGCTTCTATGTCTAGAGATGGACATATACTTTCAGGAGATAATTATACTCATATGGAAGTTAGTGATGGAAAATATATTATGGCTATTAGTGATGGAATGGGAAAAGGCAAAAAGGCTTATGATGAATCATCTGTAACTATAGATATATTAGAAAAAATGATAGATGCAAAAATAGAACATGAAATAATTATCGATACTATAAATAATATGCTATTGTTAAAGTCTTCAGATGAAATGTTTTCAACTTTAGATTTAGGGATGATTGACTTAAAAAAAGGTAGTTTAGAAACTGTAAAAATGGGATCTTGCCCATCTTATATAAAACGAAATAATGGTGAGGTAGATCTAATATCTTCATCTTCTTTACCAGTAGGAATTTTATCTGATGTTAAGATGGATAGACATAGAACTAAAATTAATACAGGAGACTATATAGTTATGGTTTCAGATGGAATTATTGATGCTGGAAAAAGTAATGATTTCGGAGAAAATTGGTTAATATATTTCTTGCAGAAAATGAATTCAACTAATCCAAAAGAAATAGCTGATAAAATATTAGATAGGGCTTTAGAGCTACAGTTAGGTGAGGTAGAAGACGATATGACTGTATTGGTAACGAAAATATTTACTTAATAAGTCTAAATTATAAAATTGTGAATAAATGTTACTGATATGTGGATAAGTTTTAAATAAGAATATAAATATAATAAAACGTTGAAATTTCAAACTTCGACAAAGTTCAACAAAAGGTAGATAAAAAGAATTACCTTAAGATATTTCGAAATTTGGAGAATTATCAACAAAAAATATAAGATTTATGCATTAATTTGTTGATAAATACAAAAAAAGTGTTAATAATTTAGTGAATATATAGTATATATAAACAAAAATATATTTATGAATAACTGAAATAACTTATTCTAGCTACGTTTTATAGGCTGTTGATATGTTAATAACTATGTGGATAACTTTTTATATTATGATTGATTAAATGGTAAAGTTTGAATAATATAGCTGAAAGAAGCCATCCTAATATTAAGTAGACTTAGTGAAAGGATGGATCTTTATGAGGATAAAGTTTTTTAAAATAATATTAATATCTTTATTAATGATTAGCTCCAGTATATTTATAACAGGTGAAGCTGAAAAGTCTGATGAT encodes:
- the spoIIE gene encoding stage II sporulation protein E, which codes for MERTINSLKSRDVKLSNIRISKFFDTNTIIFILMGFLLSRSLLIDSMAPLGVAFFLCICKFDRYKYPVFTSTLLGIVLSGNSTSAIFKYSIALTAILAFSIYLKKIPSIFKISIVGVSILLAISIGQTLVGSKYIYDLFLIGMEVVILFISTYVFSFGVSLIINANNRVSVRLEEAISISLLVTFSIMGIGNITTFGISIRSVLSTILILVASIVGGSGMGATSGVVVGIAFIINNITSAVYMGIYSFAGLVGGAFNRLNRYFCILGYILSWIIMYSYTSGLSSNIMEIRDILIASLVVILLPKSFFNRVEKLVKSNIDSNELVYDYIDRSKKLTNSRLMDMHKTYTELANTFDKIRERDNIINEKDITNLIDMVHNDECYNCSMKRVCWETRFNHTYKLMYRLIENIEEYGQATAKTIPEEFRKECMKPEMIAKVANYYYKLFVLDYDWNNKFIESRRLIANQIRNISKSIEDLSKDLETNISIDLEKEKEISDELERNNININRINYISKDKEDFEIIIDKRTCSNGCLCDKKLVNIIEDCLDQKLSVQKIGCHSLASNCTIKLTKAQVYKAVTEVASMSRDGHILSGDNYTHMEVSDGKYIMAISDGMGKGKKAYDESSVTIDILEKMIDAKIEHEIIIDTINNMLLLKSSDEMFSTLDLGMIDLKKGSLETVKMGSCPSYIKRNNGEVDLISSSSLPVGILSDVKMDRHRTKINTGDYIVMVSDGIIDAGKSNDFGENWLIYFLQKMNSTNPKEIADKILDRALELQLGEVEDDMTVLVTKIFT
- the mazG gene encoding nucleoside triphosphate pyrophosphohydrolase, whose amino-acid sequence is MGKINIVGLGPGDETLISQGALDILKSSSRIYLRTEKHPTVDKLKDSITYTNLDYFYDNEENFENVYREIAEFIIEKSYEGDLVYAVPGHPRVAERTVSQIEAIAKLKGIEVEVIASMSFVDAMFNYLAIDPANGFKLVDAFEIENSYIDTNTSMIITQVYDHFIASNVKLRLMECYDYDQEVCIVNGAGVKALESKKYVPLHELDRAENLFNYLTSVYIPKSSKKMYNNIHDLEEIMETLRGPEGCDWDKKQDHESLKKYIIEEAYELCQAIDNDDIDEMIEELGDVLLQVIFHCQIGKETGFFDLSEVLNSICNKLIYRHPHVFKNINIDMNNFDKTWEDLKRKEKGESTVTEGLTRIPNHLPALIKAEKIQKKAALVGFDWDDISDVYKKIEEEYKELLDECKEGNIKYIKEELGDLLFSIVNLARFLKLDPEEALNMTNDKFIKRFKFIEDSAINSDKKLEDMTLEEMDKLWEKAKFK
- a CDS encoding Ppx/GppA phosphatase family protein — protein: MKIGAIDIGTNSMRLLVCDFINDELLNRKKFVNTTRIGKGVDEYGFISQEAIRRNIDALKEFYKLSKSEGCDYIYCIGTSALRDSKNGDDFVRIAKEEIDIDIEIISGEEESNLGFLGVLKGANENDDILVIDIGGGSTEFILGNMDGIKFSKSENVGALRMTEKFLTTDIVDNYEFDMMSEFIENEIRETLESLKEKHINKLVGIGGTITSLSAINQELEVYSMEKIHNSVVTIDDIENILQNLKKMTLNDKKSLKGLQSKRADIITAGVKILHIIMEKLELREIIVSEYDNLEGLICLKSKKLS
- the yabP gene encoding sporulation protein YabP; amino-acid sequence: MEHNITLKDRSNLVISGVEHIYSFNDKKVEIKTSAGEMVIEGEELDMSKLNLEESIISIDGTINSIVYAKPKKTQENIFKKVFK
- a CDS encoding peptidylprolyl isomerase translates to MKKIGTLLLSVILGIGMIGCSSTDKNENIATVNGNGITLGNYEKVLELNKQSIEMYYGESIWDQEVEEGVKYKDTFKEMVLDQMVYTEAIYEAAKKENLLPTEEEVNNEIKDFKAQLEENEDYKKQLDKIGIDDNFLKYQFERDLASEKYKENFNKNNSISEKEMKTYYDEHKDEFYVDEVEASHILIKTTDDNGNELSDKKKEEAKKKAEEILEKAKSGEEFSKLAKEYSEDTVSAENGGDLGFFGKGEMVEPFEEAAFSMKVGEISDLVESDYGYHIIKVTDKVDEQKPFDEVKDTIKTTLEDEKYNSQVEKLKEESKVETNKELLEKVTVK
- a CDS encoding HU family DNA-binding protein codes for the protein MNKAELVTKMAEKSELTKKEAEAALNAFMQSVEEALVEGDKVQLVGFGTFETRERAARQGRNPRNPEEVIEIPASKAPVFKAGKSLKEVINK
- the yabQ gene encoding spore cortex biosynthesis protein YabQ → MIPFTQDLSAFYATIYGGIAVGLLFDIYRSFRQNFKLIRYMSLLFDALFWVVVTILTFITINAVENFNLRYYHMVALFIGFLIYYSTISKFVLAGLNKLIFFITNLFKKTVHYIVGILNNLYYVIIYSLHLLFDIIFYIPNMFLATRKYIKRKSMGRLKIKKRV
- a CDS encoding FtsB family cell division protein; translated protein: MKIQKKFSGQYIGLCMFLISIVFSMIGGFGFQISKYKTYSSEIKSLSKQIDQADKEIKELKSIESGQSEEDLESIARIRLNMVKPNEIVYMIEK
- a CDS encoding putative polysaccharide biosynthesis protein, producing the protein MDNNKNKDSFLKGAIILGVAGIIVKIMGAFFRIPLGRLIGSEGMGYYQAAYPVYTLFLTLATAGFPTALAKLVSEKTAIGDHKGANKIFKVAYIVLLITGLVSFAILFFGADYIVTDLMNNPGAHYAMLAIAPALLFVPAMSSYRGYFQGKRDMSKIAVSQITEQFFRVILGIGLAYYFMQKNGPEMGAAGAIAGATIGAIGSITYLIIAYLREAKQRKADIKASKRFKDESVSRILKKILLVAIPITIGASVMPLVNMMDNVIVIRRLVEGGFTSEQAVSLFGQLTGMAMAIVNLPSVITSAIGMSLVPSISESFALGKVGKARKETRSAIKVTLLVVLPCAFGIASLAGPIMKLLYPDEPAFLGTILFTISPAIIFLGLIFSLNGILQGMGKPMIPVMALSIGMLFKIIISYSLTVIPEINVLGSGLGTVTAYAVASLIELHFVKKYMGVKFGKKEFIIKPLITVLTMFVAVKLSYGFMSGAIGNTLSTLVSICIGAVVYVLVLLGIGGIRKEELLIMPKGEKIYKLLRKLNLMK
- a CDS encoding stage V sporulation T C-terminal domain-containing protein produces the protein MRATGIVRRIDDLGRVVIPKEIRKTLRIREGDPLEIFTAKDGEVILKKYSPIGELTEFSQEYAETLGEVLGCGIAVTDLDSIIAVCKLPKKEYKEKSISKELEQLIENRETKLLKDNKILPLYKDDSGEYTGQIIMPIVSSSGDCIGSITVVSKENETLPEGIEKMLKVASNFLGKQVQ
- a CDS encoding RNA-binding S4 domain-containing protein: MRLDKYLKVSRIIKRRTVAKEACDKGIVTINGKPAKSSSEVNVGDLLEIQFGEKKMKFKINEIKEHVLKNDAKEMYDIIE